From Callithrix jacchus isolate 240 chromosome 3, calJac240_pri, whole genome shotgun sequence, a single genomic window includes:
- the LOC144581830 gene encoding uncharacterized protein LOC144581830 has product MARGLGGGGWQGGEGGRGGPAVQQLLLACDSPVRAVLPGHSHTAQWGGGEHRVPLPAPRGPSGKIPAPVLPSPLQRSPSRGGGNESRAQTPPLLPPPPLLPPPPPPLLRLLLLVPPPSASACCCRRGGTRCVLSRVEKRRAPSRGEPPPQPPATGRAQPAGHDGRPTRPSSPQDAPEHLRFSAGSWALSAPRYRFLHTKYVK; this is encoded by the exons ATGGCCCGCGggctggggggcggggggtggcaaggaggggagggaggccgCGGTGGACCCGCAGTGCAGCAGCTGTTGCTCGCGTGCGACTCGCCTGTCCGGGCCGTGCTGCCCGGGCACAGTCACACGGcgcagtggggaggaggagagcacCGAGTCCCCCTCCCGGCTCCCCGGGGACCGAGTGGGAAGATCCCGGCTCCTGTCCTCCCCTCGCCTCTCCAGCGCTCGCCCAGCCGGGGAGGAGGAAACGAAAGCCGCGCTCAGacacctcctcttcttcctcctcctcctcttcttcctcctcctcctcctcctcttcttcggCTGCTGCTCCTGGTGCCGCCACCGTCCGCCAGTGCCTGTTGCTGCCGCCGCGGCGGGACCCGCTGTGTCCTCAGCCGGGTGGAGAAGAGACGGGCGCCGAGCCGAGGGgagccccctccccagcctcccgcGACTGGAAGAGCGCAGCCAGCAGGGCACGATGGACGCCCCACCCGCCCAAGCAGTCCCCAGGATGCCCCCGAGCACCTGCGCTTCTCGGCCGGGTCCTGGGCTCTGAGCGCGCCGCGGTACAG GTTTTTGCATACGAAGTATGTGAAATAG